ATCCTCTGTCAGTCGCTGAAACTCCTGTTTCTCTTTCAAAAATTCCTGTTTCTCCTTCAGAAGCTCGTCGCCTCGAGCTTGGGACTCCGAAAGCTCCTTAGCGTGTGTCACTTTCATCTCGTCAATAGTAGCCTGGAGCTGTTCGCGTAGAGCCTTACCCTCACGTAAGTCTTGGCAGGCGATGGACCTGATATCATTGGCGCGCTCCACCAGCTCCCCGGCGTACATCATGCTCTGAATAAGATAGATAAGAGTGAAAAGACGACAAGAAGATCAAACNNNNNNNNNNNNNNNNNNNNNNNNNNNNNNNNNNNNNNNNNNNNNNNNNNNNNNNNNNNNNNNNNNNNNNNNNNNNNNNNNNNNNNNNNNNNNNNNNNNNTATCATTCAACTTGTCCATAGGAGCCCCTTCATTAAGAATATGGAGTACTGCACTTGCAACATCATCCCCTACAATATTccaaaattttttgtaaaataaagaGGGCATACCATCGATACCTGGTGCTTTGTCTTGGTGCATATCGAATAGAGCTTTTCGGACATCCAAGGTCGTAAATGGTGCACAAAGGACTGAGTTCATAAGTTCATCCACAACCGGTGATAAGATGTTTAAGACAGGATTCATATCCGCAGCAGTAGGTGAACTAGATGTGAATAGGTTGCTGAAATAATCAAGTACAATATCTGACATACCCTTACTATCTGAACACCAATCTCCATGAGAAGAAACCAAACCATTGATGGTATTCTGTGCCCGACGCCTAGATGCAGAGATGTGAAAATAATGAGAATTCCGATCACCATCCTTAAGCCATAATGCTCTACTACGTTGCTTCCAGTACATCTCGTCTTGGGTAGCAAGTTTTTCGACTTCAGTTTCAAGCTCCTGAATCTGTGCAATAGATGATCTCCAATTCCAGCTTTGTCGAAGAATATGTAATTTCGAACGCTTGTCCAGAAGCTTCTTGGAGATGCACTTAAATCGGTCATTAGCCCAGATTCGAAGCGCATGCTGGCAACTCAAAATGCGACCCTATAATGTTCCAGAggctgtatctgctccccaaCCGGCTTCAACTACCTCGCCACAATCTTCCTTACAAAGCCAATATTTCTCAAATCGGAAAGTATCCTGCCTCTTCCATTCCCGTTCCCGAGACTTAGAAAGGATCCCATTCAGCTGTAGGCATAGGGGGCGGTGATCCGAATGATAGAAGTCAAGTGAGAAAATTTGTGCAGCCGGATAAAGTAATCTCCAGCTAAGATTTCCCACATATCTATCAAGTCGCTCAAAAATAATGTTGTCCGGTGATCGTCTATTCATCCAAGTAAATAAATCCCCATGGCAGTGCAGGTTTTGGAGATCACAAAGTTCAAGAGCATCCCGAAATGCTTGCATTCTGTGAGAGGCTCTTCTAATACCTCCCAACTTTTCACTGTCGAAGCAAATCTCGTTGAAGTCACCACCTACTAACCATGGAAAATCAAGAAATTCATGCAAACCTTTGAGATGCAAAAGAAGGTCCCAAGAAAAATGTCGGAGGGCAGCTACTGGGTGTCCATAGAAACCTGTAAATCTCCAACTTCTATCATCAACAGTTATAATACAATCTATATGTCCAACAGAAAAAGACTTAATGGAGACATCAAGGGGGTCCTTCCAGAGTAGAGCAAGACCTCCGCTTTTTCCATGACAATCCACCACAAAACAACCTTTAAAACCCAATGAAGTCGTCCATTGCTTGCATCGTGCCTCTCTTGTTTTTGTCTCACTCAAAAATAAGAGAGTTGGGCTCTTATCGGCTACAAGTCGCCGCAGTTCCCGGAATGCTCGGGGGTTCCCAAGCCCTCGAACATTCCAAATTATAACATTCATAATGATCGGCGGGGTTGCTGAGCAACCTCCGCCAATTTATCCATAGCACTAGGTTCAATCCAGCCCAACTTGACTTTTTTTTCCATTGGACTTGCGTGTTCCTGAGATACACTATCCTCATCAGAGACATCNTTGTTTGCTCATGGTTTTCGGTTTCAGCATTTGATGGACTATCTGGTGGTGTATAAGATGTTTTCTTAGCACCAGAAGAGCTTTTCCTGGTACCACCAATATGAGTGGATGCACGCAGCCGGTTCCCAAAAGCAAGTGTGGTTATATCAGTCTCCTTGTCATCACAGTCTCGGATCGTATGCCCAAGTCGTCCACAGGCATAACAGAAATCCGGCAATCGCTCATAAACCAGTCGAACAATAATGTCTTCCTCTTCTCCCTTAGGTTTAATTCGAATGAATTTCATTAAAGGCTTAGTAATGTTAATTCTTACCCGAAGTCGCGCATAGCGTCCCAAAAAGACACCATTTTCTCCCGAATCCACTTCCTTCACTCTGCCAATGTGTCGCCCGACTTTGGTCAACAATTCTTCTTGCATAAAGGCTAGTGGCAGATTATGGCATTGAACCCAAATCTCTGTTTCATCAAAAACCATATCATTAGGATTTTGCCAACCCATTGGTTCCTTGAACATCACCAAGCTTTTAAAGAAATTCCATGGCCCATCCGTAAGCGCCCTGTTCCTGTCTCTCTGGGATACAAAATCACAAACAAATGTATTGTCTCCTATTGCCTCAATATGTACCTTCCTTGTCGCTTGGAGAATGCGTGACATTTGCTGACGAAACGCTTCTCTGTTAATAGCTTTTGGTGATAGAATCTTTGCTACCAAACAATTGGCCAAACGCTCCTGTCCAACTTGCGTTTCTGAATCATCTAAGAAGATGGTGTCGCTTTCCTTTGGAGCAGAAAGTTCTGCAACCAGCCGAGAAATCTCATCTGGATCCATAGCCTAAGTGATAACCCAACGTTCAATTCGAGTACGGGTGAATGAACGGATCAGTCCCGCATAGCGCAGGTGAACATCCCTAAGAGTCGAAGAACCCTAGAGAGGTATAatatatttctatatttttgATGCTCAAGTGTTTTACATAGACATTCGATACTATTAAATGCGGATAAAAATAGCCCTTTCTTTTTTgcgataaaaaattataaatgtgttgaaaaattatttaaaaatgtgttaaatatttgtgttgaaaatgtgaatgttgaatgttgaaaattaggtaaaattaggtgttgaatattgaaaattagtgtgtgatgatgtaggtaatgatgtattttatttttggattatttgtaaaaattttctataaatagatctctcatttgtgaagaaaatcacaattgagttgagagaaaaatattataaagtgtgtagtgtgataattttgagagtttgagatttttacttttttaccgtaaatttttactttttcacaacacgttatcagcacgaagctctaaaagtcctccatatttttccaagctccgaacagaagaaaaaggtaacaaaagtaataatatttattt
This genomic window from Primulina huaijiensis isolate GDHJ02 chromosome 7, ASM1229523v2, whole genome shotgun sequence contains:
- the LOC140981674 gene encoding uncharacterized protein encodes the protein MDPDEISRLVAELSAPKESDTIFLDDSETQVGQERLANCLVAKILSPKAINREAFRQQMSRILQATRKVHIEAIGDNTFVCDFVSQRDRNRALTDGPWNFFKSLVMFKEPMGWQNPNDMVFDETEIWVQCHNLPLAFMQEELLTKVGRHIGRVKEVDSGENGVFLGRYARLRVRINITKPLMKFIRIKPKGEEEDIIVRLVYERLPDFCYACGRLGHTIRDCDDKETDITTLAFGNRLRASTHIGGTRKSSSGAKKTSYTPPDSPSNAETENHEQTXMSLMRIVYLRNTQVQWKKKSRLGNPRAFRELRRLVADKSPTLLFLSETKTREARCKQWTTSLGFKGCFVVDCHGKSGGLALLWKDPLDVSIKSFSVGHIDCIITVDDRSWRFTGFYGHPVAALRHFSWDLLLHLKGLHEFLDFPWLVGGDFNEICFDSEKLGGIRRASHRMQAFRDALELCDLQNLHCHGDLFTWMNRRSPDNIIFERLDRYVGNLSWRLLYPAAQIFSLDFYHSDHRPLCLQLNGILSKSREREWKRQDTFRFEKYWLCKEDCGEHALRIWANDRFKCISKKLLDKRSKLHILRQSWNWRSSIAQIQELETEVEKLATQDEMYWKQRSRALWLKDGDRNSHYFHISASRRRAQNTINGLVSSHGDWCSDSKGMSDIVLDYFSNLFTSSSPTAADMNPVLNILSPVVDELMNSVLCAPFTTLDVRKALFDMHQDKAPGIDGMPSLFYKKFWNIVGDDVASASMMYAGELVERANDIRSIACQDLREGKALREQLQATIDEMKVTHAKELSESQARGDELLKEKQEFLKEKQEFQRLTEDHVKENQRLKEELKNALAEASQIRRDLKDAKGQHASEASSFKEEFLKSEEFNEICAPKAFHYLEVGFEGAVDLFKAQGYPPPGAPTDFIDIEGFIASLPPDS